The Coffea arabica cultivar ET-39 chromosome 8e, Coffea Arabica ET-39 HiFi, whole genome shotgun sequence genome window below encodes:
- the LOC140013116 gene encoding wall-associated receptor kinase 5-like, with protein sequence MLQQRLAQEGRNTNVARIFTLEELRKATNNFEETRIIGRGGYGTVFKGILVDHNSCTVAIKRSREVNENQVDQFINEVIMLSQVNSRNVVKLLGCCLETEVPLLVYEFIDNGTLSEHLSSTTKSHHLSWNIRLRIASEIAGVLSYLHSVASPPIIHRDIKSANILLDQNYTAKVTDFGISKLAPLDENQVSTMVQGTFGYLDPEYMLTGLLTEKSDVYSFGVVLIELLTSEKALSLDRVEEEKFLANYFISSLKSGHLVQVLDRNIMCDVSIELLKEVAMIAKSCLSIKGDDRPSMKNIARELEVLEIRAKQSPIQVSKIDFADADASLFGMQSTKAHVDSGDSSCTHTESHSIMEHMVVPIAGGR encoded by the coding sequence atgCTACAGCAACGACtggctcaagaaggaagaaacacaAATGTTGCTAGAATTTTCACTCTTGAAGAACTACGAAAGGCAACCAATAATTTCGAGGAAACTCGAATTATTGGTCGTGGAGGATACGGCACAGTTTTCAAAGGAATCTTAGTAGACCATAATTCTTGTACTGTTGCCATTAAGAGGTCCAGAGAAGTTAACGAAAATCAAGTTGATCAGTTTATTAATGAGGTGATTATGCTTTCCCAAGTTAATAGTAGAAATGTCGTTAAACTTCTAGGTTGTTGCTTAGAGACGGAAGTGCCATTACTTGTTTATGAGTTCATCGACAATGGTACTCTCTCCGAGCATTTAAGCAGCACAACAAAATCACATCATCTTTCTTGGAATATCCGATTAAGAATAGCATCAGAAATTGCTGGAGTTCTCTCATATTTGCACTCAGTAGCTTCACCACCGATTATCCATAGAGATATCAAATCGGCAAACATACTTCTAGATCAAAACTACACTGCAAAAGTCACGGACTTTGGAATATCAAAATTGGCTCCTTTAGATGAAAATCAAGTATCTACAATGGTGCAAGGAACATTTGGCTACTTGGACCCCGAGTACATGCTAACAGGTTTGTTGACAGAGAAAAGTGATGTTTACAGCTTTGGGGTAGTTCTTATAGAGCTACTGACAAGTGAGAAGGCATTATCATTGGATAGAGTGGAGGAAGAGAAgtttcttgcaaattatttcatttcttcACTGAAAAGTGGTCACTTGGTCCAGGTTCTTGATCGCAACATTATGTGCGATGTAAGTATTGAGCTTTTGAAAGAAGTTGCAATGATTGCGAAATCTTGCTTGAGTATAAAAGGTGATGATAGACCATCTATGAAGAATATAGCAAGAGAACTTGAGGTATTGGAAATAAGAGCAAAGCAATCTCCAATTCAAGTTTCTAAGATTGATTTCGCCGACGCTGATGCCTCCTTGTTTGGTATGCAATCAACAAAAGCACATGTCGACAGTGGTGATTCTAGCTGCACACATACTGAGAGTCATAGCATAATGGAGCATATGGTGGTTCCAATTGCTGGTGGGAGATGA
- the LOC140012847 gene encoding uncharacterized protein: MAAICPPDGGQPAPPTFQRKSFSELFTKNSQQPTLSFAAQEATHKGEPALIFPQAAVEALASPFRFALIGKFSRRRPKLEEVRKFIASLDLRENPVVGLLDVRHVLIQLNNEADFHRVWFRRIWYVSSFPMRVFKWTTDFHVDRESSVVPLWLQLPKLPLHFFNKEVIFQIASMVGNPLLVDAATLAVSRPSVARVCVEMDLLRSTPSRVWIGNGNHAGFWQELVVENLPRYCSHCFRQGHDVETCHVLKPELRGASGHHTKTTGTTQLRLAETSNTDMPDGPLEGNGERPSVLIQDAAVIDGAKGEVNETVTGKALVAHDQLIGGTPHEAEQGDQVQQSCATIPAQQERKMEEDYGTVAVEGIEVVLPHDKGEERSEDVGSGLPARVVVRSAEGQVEDIQDTQRRVGTLSPRGKDLIRQEESSLETGHIDTGGTLELEEVVRKERMDARSRGLRVGLPSDRTLRSMCTQQDREDLWNALLQDKPAFNPWFLVGDFNVVTNTEEKRGGLPFRLSEGSDFLNFMALAGVSDAGFSGSRFTWCNNRSGTARIWKRLDRLLLCGSAMELPYQFMVQHLGRDPSDHAPLLLSVDTRLDNKPKPFRFLNIWTTHPDFLGVIKDCWVHPVNGSPLQVLASKLRNVKNALKQWSRTTFGDIFEGVRSAERVVTESETAYDLDPTEQRRSELHHARARLRRALVVEEGFWRQKARVKWLSDGDRNTKYFHSLVTERRRRAVIHRVRGTAGEWIEGECQIGEAAVGFFKDLFTAEGDLPSLTGLEIIPKLITDQENSRLTDIPSLTEVKDIVFAMDGESAAGPDGFTGKFFTFAWEVVASDLYRAVVSFFCGAELPRSITATSIVLLPKVENPQDFKHFRPISLCNFTNKIISKLLSARLAMILPRIISPQQSGFVQGRQITDNFLLAQELVADIGKSNRGGNVVIKLDMMKAYDKVSWPFLLQVLRYFGFSETWIDMIWRLISNVWFSVLVNGGSNGFFRSSRGLRQGDPISPALFVIGAEVLSRTLNTLPTQRGFTPFKVPPHCSIITHLAFADDVIIFSSGAKSSLRLIKRVLDDYNEASGQRINPQKSCFLTHPRAPSQRAAVVNQILGYNKRDFPIRYLGCPLYTGRSKKVYYTDIYNAVANRILSWKNQILSLGGRVVLIQSVLSSMPIHLLAAASPPKGMLMVIEKLFAKFLWGSSNFGDKFHWIRWADLCRPKDEGGVGLRGLKQVYDSFSIKLWWKFRQQQSLWAKFMSQKYCAGHHPCLADIGHPGSQVWQRMVTMQRFGEDNISWVVREGALDFWHDNWMGSGALCDKVEVFHDHSVVDFVDRRAWNVDMLHQFLDGELVTQVLEIDPPTDRGNDTMVWALTNSGVFSTASAYSLIRQSNDNSWLFGRIWQQGLPVKVSFFMLRLLQGRLPLMDRLKRFGVCGPSRCLCCQNPQEEDLNHVFCSGEGARLVWRHFESTAGEFSGVHTVRHMVWSCWLRRGTNDRVKFLHNILPSVVCWVLWKARNEGVFEGRKMRIRPTVNRIVQFLHDFLQSRFPGVQLSAPTWEGLLLELGSHQRRMVIRPVYWRDLDELMMFKQYFTSITHCYREANAPADHLANFGADSSAGHVFNTFSELPQLVLAQAQQFYFSAAFICVWN, encoded by the exons ATGGCTGCCATCTGCCCACCTGATGGAGGGCAGCCTGCCCCTCCTACCTTTCAACGCAAATCCTTTTCAGAGTTGTTCACGAAGAATTCACAGCAGCCGACGCTATCCTTTGCGGCACAGGAGGCTACACACAAAGGGGAACCTGCGTTGATTTTCCCACAGGCAGCGGTCGAAGCTCTAGCCAGTCCATTTCGTTTCGCATTGATTGGGAAATTCTCTAGACGTAGACCGAAGTTGGAGGAGGTGAGGAAGTTCATTGCATCGCTGGATTTACGTGAGAACCCGGTGGTGGGCTTGTTGGACGTAAGACATGTGTTAATTCAGTTGAACAATGAAGCTGATTTCCATCGTGTATGGTTTAGGAGGATCTGGTATGTGTCTTCCTTCCCCATGAGAGTATTCAAATGGACCACGGACTTCCATGTTGACAGGGAGTCGTCGGTGGTTCCGCTCTGGCTTCAATTACCAAAACTCCCGCTGCACTTTTTCAATAAGGAGGTGATTTTCCAGATTGCGTCTATGGTAGGTAACCCTTTGCTAGTTGATGCGGCTACCCTTGCAGTGTCACGGCCAAGTGTTGCACGGGTGTGTGTTGAGATGGATTTGTTGCGTTCGACACCGTCGCGGGTTTGGATTGGCAATGGAAATCATGCTGGTTTTTGGCAAGAGCTGGTGGTGGAGAACCTTCCAAGGTACTGCTCACATTGTTTCCGCCAAGGTCACGATGTGGAGACTTGTCATGTTTTAAAGCCCGAGTTGCGAGGAGCATCTGGTCACCATACCAAGACTACTGGAACAACACAACTACGGTTGGCAGAGACGTCGAATACAGACATGCCTGATGGCCCTTTGGAGGGTAATGGAGAAAGGCCATCGGTATTGATACAAGATGCGGCAGTAATTGATGGGGCAAAGGGAGAAGTTAATGAGACTGTGACTGGCAAAGCGCTAGTTGCTCACGATCAGTTAATAGGTGGTACGCCTCACGAAGCTGAGCAAGGTGACCAGGTGCAGCAGTCCTGTGCTACTATACCAGCGCAGCAGGAGAGGAAAATGGAGGAGGATTATGGGACGGTGGCGGTAGAAGGTATCGAGGTGGTGCTGCCACATGACAAAGGAGAGGAACGTTCTGAAGATGTGGGGAGTGGGTTGCCCGCGAGGGTGGTCGTACGTTCTGCTGAGGGGCAAGTTGAAGACATACAAGATACTCAACGAAGGGTCGGTACCCTCTCCCCTAGGGGCAAGGATCTTATCCGACAAGAAGAGTCATCACTAGAGACCGGGCATATAGACACGGGGGGTACCCTGGAACTAGAAGAAGTTGTTCGTAAGGAGCGAATGGATGCAAGGTCGCGTGGTCTCCGGGTTGGTCTCCCGTCAGATAGAACACTACGCTCCATG TGTACGCAGCAGGACAGAGAGGATTTGTGGAATGCACTTTTGCAGGATAAACCCGCCTTCAATCCTTGGTTTTTGGTGGGGGATTTCAATGTGGTCACAAATACAGAGGAGAAGAGGGGTGGATTGCCATTTAGACTGTCGGAGGGATCAGACTTTCTGAATTTTATGGCGCTAGCTGGTGTCAGTGATGCGGGATTCTCTGGGTCAAGGTTTACATGGTGTAATAATCGTTCGGGAACGGCGCGGATCTGGAAGCGTCTGGATCGCTTACTTCTGTGTGGGAGTGCAATGGAGCTACCGTACCAATTCATGGTGCAACATTTAGGCCGTGACCCGTCGGATCATGCTCCCTTGTTGCTATCGGTGGATACGAGGCTAGACAATAAACCCAAGCCGTTTCGTTTCTTAAACATCTGGACCACTCATCCTGATTTTCTGGGGGTTATCAAGGACTGTTGGGTTCATCCAGTCAATGGCTCTCCTTTGCAAGTATTGGCATCGAAGTTGAGGAATGTTAAAAATGCCCTCAAGCAGTGGTCTAGGACGACATTCGGGGATATTTTTGAAGGGGTACGTAGTGCAGAGCGTGTGGTAACCGAGTCTGAGACAGCATACGACCTCGATCCTACTGAGCAGCGACGGAGCGAGTTACATCATGCTCGGGCTCGATTGCGCCGAGCGCTTGTAGTTGAGGAGGGTTTTTGGAGACAAAAGGCGCGGGTTAAGTGGCTTTCGGACGGAGATAGGAACACCAAATATTTCCACTCCTTGGTTACGGAAAGGAGACGTAGGGCAGTAATTCATCGAGTCAGGGGTACTGCTGGAGAGTGGATCGAGGGGGAATGCCAAATTGGGGAGGCAGCGGTGGGTTTCTTTAAGGATCTTTTCACGGCAGAGGGGGATCTTCCCTCCCTTACCGGTCTGGAGATCATACCTAAACTGATAACAGACCAGGAAAACTCACGGTTAACGGACATTCCATCTCTTACAGAAGTTAAAGACATAGTCTTTGCTATGGATGGAGAGAGCGCAGCCGGCCCGGACGGGTTTACAGGGAAATTCTTTACCTTTGCTTGGGAGGTAGTGGCATCGGATTTATACCGGGCGGTTGTCAGCTTTTTCTGCGGTGCTGAACTACCTAGGAGTATCACGGCTACCTCAATTGTGTTGCTGCCAAAAGTGGAGAACCCCCAAGATTTTAAGCATTTTCGTCCAATCAGTCTGTGCAACTTTACTAACAAAATCATCTCCAAGCTGTTATCGGCAAGGTTGGCGATGATATTACCCCGGATTATATCTCCACAGCAAAGCGGGTTTGTCCAAGGGAGGCAGATTACAGATAATTTCTTGTTAGCTCAGGAGTTAGTAGCCGATATCGGGAAATCAAATCGGGGTGGCAATGTGGTCATCAAGTTAGACATGATGAAGGCTTATGATAAAGTCTCATGGCCCTTTCTCCTACAGGTGCTACGATATTTCGGATTCAGTGAGACCTGGATAGACATGATTTGGCGCTTAATATCGAATGTGTGGTTCTCGGTACTTGTTAATGGTGGTTCAAACGGCTTTTTCAGATCTTCACGGGGTTTACGGCAAGGGGATCCAATTTCACCAGCCTTATTCGTTATCGGAGCTGAGGTGCTGTCTAGAACCCTCAACACGCTACCCACACAAAGAGGATTTACTCCATTCAAAGTTCCTCCTCATTGTTCTATAATTACGCATTTGGCATTCGCCGATGACGTGATTATCTTTTCCAGTGGGGCCAAGTCATCCCTACGTCTGATTAAACGGGTTTTGGATGATTATAATGAGGCATCAGGTCAGCGAATCAACCCTCAGAAGAGTTGTTTCCTTACTCATCCACGGGCACCATCTCAGAGGGCAGCGGTTGTTAACCAGATACTAGGGTATAATAAACGCGACTTTCCAATACGGTACCTTGGTTGTCCCTTGTATACCGGAAGGAGCAAGAAGGTTTACTATACGGATATATACAATGCGGTGGCGAATCGGATTTTGAGTTGGAAAAACCAGATATTATCGCTAGGAGGCAGGGTGGTGTTGATTCAGAGCGTGTTATCCTCTATGCCAATTCACTTGCTGGCAGCCGCGTCCCCTCCAAAAGGGATGTTGATGGTCATAGAGAAATTGTTCGCCAAGTTCTTGTGGGGATCTTCGAATTTCGGGGATAAATTCCATTGGATACGTTGGGCAGATTTGTGTCGGCCGAAGGATGAAGGGGGTGTAGGCCTGCGGGGTTTGAAACAGGTCTACGACTCATTTTCCATTAAACTCTGGTGGAAATTTCGACAACAACAATCATTATGGGCAAAGTTTATGTCCCAGAAGTATTGTGCAGGTCATCACCCTTGTCTTGCTGATATTGGGCATCCGGGATCCCAAGTTTGGCAGAGGATGGTTACAATGCAGCGTTTTGGGGAGGATAATATTAGCTGGGTAGTTCGGGAGGGGGCTTTGGACTTTTGGCATGATAATTGGATGGGGTCAGGTGCGCTTTGTGACAAGGTTGAGGTCTTCCATGATCATTCGGTGGTTGATTTTGTAGATCGGCGGGCTTGGAATGTGGACATGCTCCATCAATTCTTGGATGGAGAATTGGTTACGCAGGTTTTGGAGATTGACCCTCCTACCGATAGGGGAAATGATACAATGGTATGGGCATTGACGAACTCGGGTGTTTTTTCCACTGCATCGGCTTACTCATTGATCCGTCAATCCAATGACAATTCTTGGCTTTTTGGTCGTATATGGCAGCAGGGTCTTCCAgtcaaggtttctttctttatgCTGCGACTACTACAGGGGAGGCTCCCTCTTATGGATCGCCTAAAGAGGTTTGGGGTTTGTGGCCCATCTAGATGCTTGTGTTGTCAGAATCCCCAGGAGGAGGATTTGAATCATGTGTTTTGCTCAGGAGAAGGGGCACGATTGGTCTGGCGACACTTCGAGAGTACTGCTGGTGAGTTTAGTGGGGTGCATACGGTGCGTCATATGGTGTGGTCTTGTTGGTTAAGGAGGGGGACTAATGATCGTGTAAAGTTTTTGCATAATATACTTCCTTCGGTGGTATGCTGGGTTTTATGGAAGGCTAGGAATGAAGGGGTGTTTGAAGGTCGGAAGATGAGGATCAGGCCTACGGTGAATCGGATTGTTCAGTTTCTGCATGATTTCCTTCAGTCACGGTTCCCGGGGGTGCAGCTTTCTGCCCCTACATGGGAAGGGTTGCTTCTCGAATTAGGTAGTCATCAAAGGCGGATGGTTATTAGGCCAGTTTACTGG AGAGATCTGGATGAGTTGATGATGTTCAAGCAATATTTCACATCGATCACACACTGCTACAGGGAAGCAAACGCACCTGCAGATCATTTGGCAAATTTTGGTGCTGATTCTAGTGCAGGTCATGTGTTTAATACATTCTCAGAATTGCCGCAATTG GTGTTGGCACAGGCACAGCAATTCTACTTTTCTGCTGCTTTTATTTGTGTTTGGAATTga